The genomic window GGGTAGTTGTTACTTTCTCGTAGGCAAGAAAACCTTCAGCTTCTGTGGAATCACGATACACAACTTTAAACTCACACTTGTTGTTACCATCCATATCACAACCCCAGAAAAGGCCTTCATTGCCTGGACACTCATCCTCCATTCGACAATCCACTTGACGATATGATGATGAGCGGGAAGGATTATAGCTGAAAGTAGGGCAATTATTGCATGGCTGGCAATCCCACCATACGAATCTAGAGCCAGTGTCTACGAGTAGGTGAGCTCTCTGTGGTGGATTCCCTATGTCCATAATCCCCACATAAGACGCACTCTCGTAATAGTAAGGAATATCAACCACCGCAGAATCAGTTAATGATGTCGACAACCATTCAAACCTTTTGGCATTACGAGCCAGGCGAAACAGAATCAGAGAGCGATAATCTTCATAGCCTGATTTGAGAAAGATGTCAATGTCGTAGACAGGGATATAATTGCCCTGGAAAGGGGATGAcgaggaggaggtggtggtggtggtggtggccgGTACCTGGATAGATTCTTGTAGTAACTGGCCAGCATCAAAAGCCATGAAATCTTCTATGGCTTGTATGGTGTCATGGTGGTTTAGGCGAACTGTTTGTGTATGTTGGGATTCTGGAGAAGAAATGCAGTTGGTTGGTGGTGAAAAGGGCAAAAGGCATAAGATGAGAAAGAAGGCAAAGAAAGCCATTTCTTGTCTATCGTAAGCTTTCGGTTCTTACTTCTTAACCAGACTGCCATACAGTACATATATATAGGTCCAAGAACTTCACCCACCGGTTAACTTAATTATTCTGGGAAATTAGTTTAATCGTAACTTTCATAACATGCATTTACCCTAGTGATATAT from Coffea eugenioides isolate CCC68of unplaced genomic scaffold, Ceug_1.0 ScVebR1_3493;HRSCAF=4715, whole genome shotgun sequence includes these protein-coding regions:
- the LOC113757978 gene encoding protein ASPARTIC PROTEASE IN GUARD CELL 1-like, with protein sequence MAFFAFFLILCLLPFSPPTNCISSPESQHTQTVRLNHHDTIQAIEDFMAFDAGQLLQESIQVPATTTTTTSSSSSPFQGNYIPVYDIDIFLKSGYEDYRSLILFRLARNAKRFEWLSTSLTDSAVVDIPYYYESASYVGIMDIGNPPQRAHLLVDTGSRFVWWDCQPCNNCPTFSYNPSRSSSYRQVDCRMEDECPGNEGLFWGCDMDGNNKCEFKVVYRDSTEAEGFLAYEKVTTTHGEEGGDVVLVENLRFGCAEKSPASMIGKKFTGILGFGPNTYSFIYQMNATSFSFCPKSHTASVATSLYFNSLPIPDDFTFRTPLLQNIQPIYYAVNLTGVYVRWEFLEIKSLTNSDGRVGAVVDSGTSISMFPLQFYNQFRDTFTGHSQWLSRLPGEQFFDTCYNISSPEWYLEVPEIIFQFSGVTGHEVLS